The following are encoded in a window of bacterium genomic DNA:
- a CDS encoding right-handed parallel beta-helix repeat-containing protein has protein sequence YRSEKKYSKAKEVYEKLLKEVESKFNPHEIHRLELVDRLEDVDGLKDGQTEVTEREKRLNWVNLPTYSIYVSNTGKDTNKGSKESPFGTIERAQEEVRKIKKEKGLPAGGIVVYLRGGNYFLKDTILFTEEDSGTEENPIVYRSYPKEEVRLVGGKPVNNFKKVTNPAILKKLPKESLGKVWVADLKEIGITDYGTLKNRGFGTQQPGALELIYKGNVMTLARYPNDGWLKVAGLVKPEGDYVFRNTPYQKGKFVYSGNRPEKWVDEEEVWIKGYLGPMVPYVVKHAKITSIDTKDRVVYVAEDPRWKHSKDPAYIGSRISKGTSYFAYNLLSELDLPGEWYLSRKEGNLYFWAPDTIKENEVIVSTFDKPILEFKNVSNNILYNLTVEATWRTALVVDGGENNLIAGCTIRNTGQWGVDIPNGWGHSVVGCDLYDLGEGGINLSNRSIYNLKNLSAVDNRRKLVPQKFSVENNHIYRFNRLCGGSNPAINIQGIGQRVSHNLINDSPHSGVVVTHNNHIIEYNEIHDVVAHSKEFGAIYTWDGGNPLTYRNNIIKNNFLHSIMGHFSPNSSHSVRAIHIDGISSNLTLYGNIFYRTIGVSTSSPDSRLDNNIFVNCFPGISQGNRSDLLEKSNTLSTWGEESLRAFRLVDSKLPPWSIRYPQISGIFDQKNRPLGWPRNITISRNINVGGPFAAYAIGLRKDLVIENNVTDIDPLFINPENNDFTIRPGSPVYALAHFDPIPFENIGLYNDELRASWPVEREVGKYFDPAKETGIAKPKEYAVNKRVSPIKVDGKLEKSEWLGLDKSKSISMSTYYTSSQDQKGPESNTWVLYDDKHIYIGTEHALDPWTEDMPVTLKNVDWVVTEVSIEGQVESDTKGWWLPDMATGPIYVFWVFPDGKVEIVDSYCKIPENIKEELLKNIQYGVTVINPKDFHWTFELKIPMHLLGLNVSELTSTRFNVGVRRRKNWVAWMYAGGPIWRLEDGGRLNFIK, from the coding sequence GAGCCCGTTTGGTACAATTGAAAGAGCTCAAGAAGAGGTTCGTAAAATAAAAAAAGAGAAAGGGTTACCAGCAGGAGGAATTGTTGTATATCTTAGAGGCGGAAATTATTTTCTAAAAGATACAATTCTGTTTACTGAAGAGGATTCTGGTACTGAAGAAAACCCCATAGTTTATAGAAGTTATCCTAAAGAAGAAGTAAGATTGGTAGGCGGAAAACCAGTTAACAACTTTAAAAAAGTTACCAACCCTGCAATACTAAAAAAATTACCCAAAGAATCTTTAGGGAAAGTTTGGGTAGCAGATTTAAAAGAGATCGGAATCACCGATTACGGAACTTTAAAAAATAGAGGGTTTGGAACTCAGCAACCGGGAGCATTAGAACTTATATATAAAGGCAATGTGATGACTCTCGCTCGATATCCAAACGATGGTTGGCTAAAAGTAGCTGGCCTGGTAAAACCTGAAGGTGATTATGTTTTTCGAAACACCCCTTACCAGAAAGGAAAATTTGTATATTCAGGTAACAGACCAGAAAAATGGGTAGATGAAGAAGAGGTATGGATAAAAGGGTATCTTGGTCCAATGGTGCCTTACGTTGTTAAACACGCAAAAATAACCTCAATAGATACAAAAGATAGGGTTGTGTACGTTGCAGAAGACCCCAGGTGGAAACATAGTAAAGACCCGGCATATATTGGTAGCCGTATATCAAAAGGGACATCCTATTTTGCTTACAACCTTTTAAGTGAACTTGACTTGCCTGGAGAATGGTATCTTAGCAGAAAAGAAGGCAACCTCTACTTTTGGGCACCTGATACTATTAAAGAAAACGAAGTAATTGTTTCAACTTTTGATAAACCTATTTTGGAGTTTAAGAATGTTTCTAACAACATTCTTTATAACCTTACAGTTGAAGCAACTTGGCGCACCGCATTAGTTGTAGATGGTGGGGAAAACAACCTTATAGCTGGCTGTACCATACGGAACACAGGGCAATGGGGAGTAGATATTCCTAACGGCTGGGGACATAGTGTTGTAGGTTGCGATCTTTATGACCTTGGAGAAGGTGGTATTAACCTTTCAAATAGAAGCATTTATAATTTAAAAAACCTTTCAGCAGTCGACAATAGAAGAAAACTTGTTCCTCAAAAATTTTCTGTTGAAAACAACCATATTTACAGGTTTAACCGTTTGTGCGGAGGAAGCAACCCAGCTATCAATATTCAAGGTATTGGGCAACGAGTATCCCACAACCTTATAAATGACTCTCCCCATTCTGGAGTGGTTGTAACACATAATAACCATATTATTGAGTATAACGAGATACACGACGTTGTCGCTCATTCCAAAGAATTTGGTGCTATATACACTTGGGACGGCGGAAATCCATTAACCTATAGAAACAATATAATAAAAAATAATTTCCTACACAGTATAATGGGACATTTTTCGCCAAACTCGTCACACAGTGTAAGGGCAATTCATATTGATGGTATAAGTTCTAACCTAACTTTGTATGGAAACATCTTTTACAGAACAATTGGCGTTTCTACATCATCGCCTGACAGTAGGCTTGACAACAATATTTTTGTTAATTGTTTCCCTGGAATATCTCAAGGAAACAGAAGCGACCTCCTTGAAAAAAGCAATACCTTAAGCACCTGGGGGGAAGAATCGCTTAGAGCCTTTAGATTAGTTGATTCCAAACTACCTCCTTGGAGTATTAGATACCCTCAAATTTCGGGTATTTTTGACCAAAAGAATAGACCATTGGGCTGGCCAAGAAATATAACAATATCAAGAAACATAAATGTGGGTGGACCTTTTGCTGCCTACGCTATTGGACTTCGAAAAGATCTTGTTATTGAAAACAATGTAACAGATATCGACCCTTTATTTATTAACCCAGAAAATAATGATTTTACAATAAGACCGGGTTCGCCAGTTTATGCTCTTGCACATTTTGACCCAATCCCTTTTGAAAATATTGGGCTATATAATGACGAATTGAGAGCGTCTTGGCCTGTAGAAAGAGAGGTAGGCAAATATTTTGACCCTGCAAAAGAAACAGGGATAGCCAAACCAAAAGAGTATGCTGTCAACAAACGAGTATCACCCATAAAGGTAGATGGTAAACTTGAAAAATCTGAGTGGCTCGGGTTAGATAAGAGTAAATCTATTAGTATGAGCACCTATTACACATCTTCTCAAGACCAGAAAGGACCAGAAAGCAATACTTGGGTATTATATGATGATAAACACATATATATTGGTACTGAACATGCCCTTGACCCGTGGACAGAAGATATGCCTGTAACACTAAAAAATGTTGACTGGGTAGTTACAGAGGTTTCTATAGAAGGGCAGGTAGAATCAGATACAAAAGGGTGGTGGTTACCTGATATGGCGACAGGTCCGATATATGTTTTCTGGGTTTTTCCAGACGGAAAAGTAGAGATTGTAGATAGTTACTGCAAAATACCTGAAAACATCAAAGAAGAACTGTTAAAAAATATTCAATACGGTGTAACTGTGATTAACCCAAAAGATTTCCACTGGACATTTGAACTTAAAATACCTATGCACCTTCTTGGTCTAAATGTTAGCGAACTTACAAGCACACGGTTTAATGTTGGGGTCAGAAGAAGGAAAAACTGGGTTGCGTGGATGTATGCTGGTGGACCTATATGGCGCCTTGAGGACGGAGGTAGGTTGAATTTTATCAAATAA
- a CDS encoding DUF1559 domain-containing protein has protein sequence MKKSGFTLIELLVVIAIIAILAGMLLPALSKARENARRSICASNLKQLGLILHIYAQDWGGWFPTHDETIPDVPRTKVNASLALLTGQLDYSELKPGFETPPYTNEYKLFVCPSSKDKSSGELPDIENGTLISAENGGVAFHGSLYTCSYAYAYGLNLQTHPDTAIMADRKTDWGGTPALAWDRNSYFVLRGRIDNHKWAGLNALYVGGHVKWVAAIRDSTGSAYSRMDPNAFPNCGSVSSAAPTREGSLRDLHHEY, from the coding sequence ATGAAAAAAAGTGGATTCACTCTTATTGAACTTCTTGTAGTTATAGCTATAATAGCAATACTTGCAGGAATGCTCTTGCCTGCATTATCAAAAGCAAGAGAAAATGCTCGAAGAAGTATTTGTGCAAGCAATCTTAAACAACTCGGACTTATACTACACATATATGCACAGGATTGGGGAGGCTGGTTCCCTACTCACGATGAGACGATACCAGATGTTCCAAGAACTAAAGTAAATGCATCCCTTGCTCTTCTTACAGGTCAGTTAGATTATTCAGAATTAAAGCCAGGATTTGAAACTCCGCCTTACACAAATGAATATAAATTGTTTGTATGTCCAAGCAGTAAAGATAAGTCAAGTGGAGAACTTCCTGATATTGAAAACGGTACACTGATATCAGCAGAAAACGGAGGTGTAGCTTTTCATGGTTCTCTATACACCTGTTCTTACGCTTACGCCTACGGTTTAAACCTTCAAACACATCCAGATACAGCGATTATGGCAGACAGAAAAACAGATTGGGGCGGAACTCCAGCCCTTGCTTGGGACAGAAACAGCTATTTTGTTTTAAGAGGCCGAATAGACAACCATAAATGGGCAGGTTTAAACGCTTTATATGTTGGCGGGCACGTTAAATGGGTAGCAGCCATAAGAGATTCTACCGGTTCTGCATACAGTAGAATGGACCCTAACGCATTCCCAAATTGCGGTAGTGTATCATCTGCAGCACCAACAAGAGAAGGAAGTTTAAGAGACCTTCACCACGAGTATTGA